The proteins below come from a single Chryseobacterium sp. MA9 genomic window:
- a CDS encoding alpha/beta fold hydrolase, whose translation MKYSFSILFAILLFITSCAVQNRNNQSHDYEVKLDTLTMFNQSRNRKIPVAFYYPKTDKKIPGQQIVIFNHGYGFNKGGDYFVYSYLTEKLASKGYFTVSIQHELTTDSPLPTEGNLQLVRRPFWQNGSDNILFVINELKKTKPELDYKHLTLIGHSNGGDMAALFSNQHPNLVYKLITMDNRRMFLPRTSIPKIYTLRSNDYPADEGVLPSETEQKKYSMTVQTTSINHGHMDNKGSDEEKKILNDFVLKYLSEQSL comes from the coding sequence ATGAAGTACTCCTTTTCTATTCTTTTTGCTATTCTTCTTTTTATAACCAGTTGTGCTGTACAAAATAGAAATAATCAAAGTCATGATTATGAAGTAAAACTGGATACGTTAACTATGTTTAACCAAAGCAGAAACCGTAAGATTCCTGTTGCCTTTTATTATCCAAAAACTGATAAAAAGATTCCCGGCCAGCAGATTGTCATCTTCAATCATGGGTATGGTTTCAATAAAGGCGGAGATTATTTTGTGTATTCTTATTTAACGGAAAAACTGGCTTCAAAAGGTTATTTTACGGTAAGTATTCAACATGAGCTGACGACAGACAGCCCTTTACCAACAGAAGGAAATTTACAGTTGGTAAGAAGGCCTTTCTGGCAAAATGGTTCGGATAACATTCTGTTTGTAATTAATGAACTTAAAAAGACAAAACCGGAACTGGATTATAAACATCTGACATTAATAGGACATTCCAATGGCGGTGATATGGCGGCGTTATTCAGTAATCAGCACCCTAATCTGGTGTATAAACTGATTACAATGGATAACCGGAGAATGTTCCTGCCGAGAACTTCAATTCCTAAAATTTATACTTTACGTTCTAACGATTATCCTGCTGATGAAGGAGTACTACCAAGCGAAACAGAGCAAAAAAAGTATTCTATGACAGTACAAACAACCTCCATTAACCATGGTCATATGGACAATAAAGGCAGTGATGAAGAGAAAAAAATCTTAAATGATTTTGTTTTAAAATACCTTTCTGAACAATCATTATAA
- a CDS encoding epoxide hydrolase family protein, whose product MEPFTVNIPESVITDLKNRLQNARWPGESENSGWNYGTSETYLKELTQYWINDYDWRMHEHQLNQHPQYTTRINGVLIHFQYIRGKGSNPKPLILTHGWPDSYYRFHKIIPLLTEGEQSFDLIIPSIPGFGFSDKTAVSSERVADLWKKLMTEVLGYGKFCAAGGDIGMSVVKSLTSKYPEVLEAVHLTDVGYPTGQEDPATMREDEQAFAQFVQRWWYSEGAYAMVQSTKPQSLAYGLNDSPIGLAGWIISFINAGSPPELIETAFGGKDEILTNIMIYWVTQTIGSSARMYKEDAAALWSGTHVHQKSNVPAGVLVFPREAQFPKEWAERFVNVTSFKKMSEGGHFAALELPHIFADELRSFFYSVK is encoded by the coding sequence ATGGAACCATTTACAGTAAACATTCCCGAATCGGTTATAACCGATCTGAAAAACCGTCTGCAAAATGCCCGCTGGCCCGGAGAGTCCGAAAATTCCGGATGGAACTACGGCACAAGCGAAACTTATCTGAAAGAACTTACCCAGTATTGGATCAACGATTACGACTGGAGAATGCATGAGCACCAGCTGAATCAACATCCTCAGTATACAACCCGCATAAACGGAGTTTTGATTCATTTTCAATACATTAGAGGAAAAGGCTCAAATCCAAAACCGCTGATCCTTACTCATGGCTGGCCAGACAGCTATTACCGTTTTCATAAAATTATCCCTTTGCTAACAGAAGGTGAACAGAGTTTTGATCTGATTATCCCTTCTATTCCTGGATTTGGCTTTTCTGACAAAACAGCGGTCAGCAGTGAAAGAGTCGCTGATCTTTGGAAAAAACTGATGACCGAAGTACTTGGATATGGAAAATTTTGTGCTGCCGGAGGAGATATTGGTATGAGCGTTGTAAAATCATTAACTTCAAAGTATCCTGAAGTACTGGAAGCCGTTCATCTTACAGATGTAGGATATCCTACTGGTCAGGAAGATCCAGCAACAATGAGAGAAGATGAGCAGGCATTCGCTCAGTTTGTACAGCGATGGTGGTACAGTGAAGGAGCTTATGCAATGGTACAGTCTACCAAACCTCAGTCTCTTGCTTATGGACTGAACGACTCTCCTATCGGACTTGCAGGCTGGATTATAAGCTTTATCAACGCCGGATCGCCACCGGAATTAATAGAAACTGCTTTTGGAGGAAAAGATGAAATCCTCACCAATATTATGATTTACTGGGTAACCCAAACAATAGGATCTTCTGCCAGAATGTACAAAGAAGACGCTGCTGCTTTATGGAGCGGAACTCACGTTCATCAAAAAAGCAATGTTCCGGCCGGAGTGCTTGTATTTCCCCGTGAAGCTCAGTTTCCCAAAGAATGGGCAGAACGTTTCGTGAATGTGACCAGCTTTAAAAAGATGAGTGAAGGAGGTCATTTTGCTGCACTGGAATTACCTCATATATTTGCAGATGAACTAAGATCATTCTTTTATTCTGTTAAATAA
- a CDS encoding NAD(P)-dependent oxidoreductase: MNTYKIAVIGGTGKSGQYLIQNLLKKGYSLKLLIRHPENFTIQNSLIEVVKGDVRDETAVRSLIEGTGVVMSTLGQPKGEKSIFSDAAENIIRAMNHYGVSRYIVTTGLSVNTSADHKNERVKMATDWMYQNYPETTADKQKEYELLFESHLNWTLVRLPLIHLTEENFPKETSLTDCKGEGISAADLAEFLASQIEDSEYIRKSPFLYNLKE; the protein is encoded by the coding sequence ATGAATACTTATAAAATTGCCGTTATCGGCGGAACAGGAAAATCCGGACAGTATCTGATACAAAACCTTTTGAAAAAAGGATACTCCCTTAAACTTTTAATAAGACATCCTGAAAATTTTACTATTCAAAATTCCTTAATTGAAGTGGTAAAAGGAGATGTAAGAGATGAAACAGCTGTCCGTTCATTGATTGAAGGAACTGGTGTTGTAATGAGCACTTTGGGGCAGCCAAAAGGAGAGAAATCTATATTCAGTGATGCTGCGGAAAATATTATCCGGGCGATGAATCATTATGGAGTCAGCCGGTATATTGTAACTACTGGTTTGAGTGTAAATACATCAGCAGATCATAAAAATGAAAGGGTAAAAATGGCTACAGACTGGATGTATCAGAACTATCCTGAGACAACAGCTGACAAACAAAAAGAGTATGAACTTCTTTTTGAAAGCCACCTCAACTGGACTTTAGTAAGATTACCACTAATTCATCTTACAGAAGAAAATTTCCCAAAGGAAACAAGCCTTACAGACTGTAAAGGTGAAGGTATCAGTGCTGCAGATCTGGCGGAATTTTTAGCTTCTCAGATCGAGGATTCTGAATATATAAGGAAGAGTCCGTTTTTGTATAATCTGAAAGAGTAA
- a CDS encoding methyltransferase domain-containing protein: protein MPWNPELYDQYKDVRYKPFYDLAALIKPESNIKAIDLGCGTGEQTSILTEKLTGSTFLGIDSSAEMLEESKKYENENLHFKLQTIEETAKSDQKWDLVFSNAALQWADDHEALFPKIIGLLSPGGQLAIQMPVQKENILNQILTEMADEEPYVSQLNHFNRDSPVLSMDDYAQILFDNGIQDIEIFQKVYPIIADDHEALYAFISGTALLPYLERLEGDQKEGFITEFKSRIAQRFTKYPAIYAFKRILMYGHKQ from the coding sequence ATGCCCTGGAATCCCGAACTATACGACCAATACAAAGATGTACGCTACAAACCCTTTTACGATTTAGCAGCATTAATCAAGCCTGAAAGCAATATAAAAGCTATTGACTTAGGCTGCGGTACCGGAGAACAAACTTCTATCTTAACAGAAAAACTAACAGGTTCTACATTTTTAGGAATTGATTCATCAGCAGAAATGCTTGAAGAATCGAAGAAGTATGAAAATGAAAATCTACATTTTAAACTTCAGACCATTGAAGAAACAGCCAAGTCTGATCAGAAATGGGATCTTGTCTTTAGTAACGCCGCTTTACAATGGGCTGATGATCACGAAGCTTTATTTCCTAAAATCATTGGACTGCTATCCCCCGGAGGTCAGTTAGCTATTCAGATGCCCGTTCAGAAAGAAAATATCCTGAATCAGATTCTAACGGAAATGGCAGATGAAGAGCCTTATGTATCACAGTTAAATCATTTCAACCGTGATTCGCCAGTACTTTCAATGGATGATTATGCACAGATACTATTTGATAACGGAATTCAGGATATAGAAATATTTCAGAAGGTATATCCTATCATTGCCGATGATCACGAGGCCTTATATGCATTCATTTCAGGAACTGCACTATTGCCCTATCTGGAACGTTTGGAAGGAGATCAAAAAGAAGGTTTCATTACTGAATTTAAATCACGCATAGCACAAAGGTTTACAAAATACCCGGCCATCTATGCATTTAAACGCATCCTGATGTATGGACATAAACAATAA